From Lentisphaera araneosa HTCC2155, the proteins below share one genomic window:
- a CDS encoding SGNH/GDSL hydrolase family protein has product MVISLEKYREGLEKIVIRLKATGAKVIFATTTPYPDGVYPCRIPEDAVKYNQVAIEVMKKHDVAINDLYTACLPNLKEWQQNKNVHFNEVGKQKLAELVAESIKTEIMH; this is encoded by the coding sequence GTGGTCATTTCACTTGAAAAATATCGTGAGGGTCTCGAGAAGATTGTCATACGTTTAAAAGCTACTGGCGCCAAAGTCATTTTCGCCACAACAACTCCCTATCCCGATGGAGTTTATCCCTGCCGCATCCCCGAAGACGCCGTAAAATATAATCAGGTAGCCATCGAAGTTATGAAAAAGCACGACGTGGCTATCAACGACCTCTACACTGCTTGCCTCCCGAACTTAAAAGAATGGCAACAAAATAAAAATGTGCACTTCAATGAAGTTGGAAAACAAAAATTAGCCGAGCTCGTAGCGGAAAGTATAAAAACAGAAATAATGCACTAG
- a CDS encoding FAD-dependent oxidoreductase: MKKFLVLLFTISLQVCALDFLTESPRKIPLLKEVDVLIIGGSTCGVALALELAEQGKSVFIVENRSYMGSDLTGSGKIYLKPEEIIDQALINDLFKISKNDKVRQNSILTVSPNHIKSVFDKKLIAAKVDFLYETYATDLLVDEKGYSAGALVGNRSGRQAIKAKVIVDASHYAWFAKLAKLNFSPLNNQSVDFKRLIMGGKARPEAKKLDWEIKVLSRSKKNTKAKTSFMAVYEYGASYTLKEESFAELINLDHQLRLKSYQEDQEFSSELMIGLPQKKLTTEQVSSIEKFHRESFFSKSQPYIFVAGPAANLDQALAKSLMRPHTKVRLAEFISKEVLASLANRADRQAVKLANVSQESEKLGEIKELLNGPRGNLKSTSEFIQTDGGTLAVLGEFDTVVVGGGTGGAPAGIAAAREGAKVLMVEANHSLGGVGTMGLIGKYWYGNRVGFTKEVDDAVNRDSRSWDVQKKSHWLFKEFVEAGGTLWTHSIGAGVLVEGKFVKGVIVMTPQGRGVVLCKNLIDATGNADLAILAGADYKFINGNEFGYQGTGLSPLSPGVDYENSDWTFVDDLDMLDRRRAYVLSRLKFKDYWDVAQHIDSRERRHIVGDYEITPVDIACGKMYYDAIGYSKSNWDSHGYSNHLLFRFWFPNRKKVYGTYIPYRMLLPKGVENVLVAGIGFSADRDSSPIIRMQPDIQNNGYAAGLAAVIALRDGVNVRDVNIQSLQRKLIKKGILDIKGIYETDTKMTDEAKLDKAIADLAKSYESVCFILAANRQLAIDKLQKAINKPDLAVPAAHILAYFGDDSGKGILLENIKTQVWEHGWSMQGMGNHGSGYSDLDSKIIALAECNAQEATKLIISKFLLLDNSSAFSHVRSCAIAFEKLGGEEVKKVLYDFLKKDKIMGHQVMNYEDAIAKTPSDKNDVMERRGSLRELILARALYKTGDYEGLGEKILKIYANDLRGVYATHARKVLYGNQ, translated from the coding sequence ATGAAGAAATTTTTAGTCCTCTTATTCACTATTTCGTTGCAAGTTTGTGCTCTTGACTTTCTGACTGAGTCACCGCGAAAAATCCCGCTTTTGAAAGAAGTTGATGTATTGATTATTGGGGGTAGCACTTGTGGTGTAGCCCTCGCATTAGAATTAGCAGAACAGGGTAAGTCTGTATTTATTGTAGAGAACCGTTCCTACATGGGGAGTGACCTTACTGGAAGTGGGAAGATTTATTTAAAACCTGAGGAAATTATTGATCAAGCTTTGATCAATGATTTATTTAAAATTTCAAAAAATGATAAAGTCAGACAAAACTCAATACTCACTGTGAGTCCTAACCATATCAAGAGTGTCTTTGATAAGAAATTAATTGCGGCCAAAGTCGATTTTTTATACGAGACTTATGCAACTGATTTATTAGTAGATGAAAAAGGTTACAGTGCAGGTGCACTTGTTGGTAATCGCTCTGGGCGACAAGCTATAAAAGCAAAAGTTATTGTTGATGCAAGCCATTATGCGTGGTTCGCAAAATTAGCTAAACTTAATTTTAGTCCATTGAATAATCAGAGTGTTGATTTTAAACGCCTTATTATGGGTGGAAAAGCTAGGCCTGAAGCAAAAAAACTAGACTGGGAAATAAAAGTCTTGAGCCGCAGTAAAAAAAATACGAAAGCAAAAACTTCTTTTATGGCAGTTTATGAGTATGGCGCATCTTATACTTTAAAGGAAGAAAGTTTTGCCGAGCTCATAAATTTAGATCACCAACTTCGCTTAAAGTCATATCAGGAAGATCAAGAATTCTCATCTGAGTTAATGATTGGCTTACCTCAAAAGAAGCTGACGACTGAACAAGTTTCCAGTATTGAAAAATTCCACCGAGAGAGCTTCTTCTCAAAATCACAGCCTTATATCTTTGTGGCAGGACCAGCCGCTAACCTTGATCAGGCTTTAGCAAAATCTTTAATGCGTCCGCATACGAAGGTCAGATTAGCAGAATTTATAAGTAAGGAAGTTTTGGCAAGTCTCGCAAACAGAGCCGATCGACAAGCTGTGAAATTAGCTAATGTAAGTCAAGAAAGTGAAAAACTCGGCGAAATAAAAGAATTGTTAAATGGACCCCGTGGCAATCTAAAAAGCACTTCCGAGTTTATACAAACAGACGGGGGGACTCTAGCCGTATTAGGCGAATTTGATACAGTGGTCGTCGGCGGTGGTACGGGAGGTGCTCCTGCAGGTATTGCAGCAGCTCGTGAGGGGGCAAAAGTCTTGATGGTGGAGGCTAATCATAGTCTCGGAGGGGTGGGAACTATGGGCCTCATAGGTAAGTATTGGTATGGTAACCGAGTTGGTTTTACTAAAGAAGTCGATGACGCAGTTAATAGGGATAGTCGCAGTTGGGATGTGCAGAAAAAATCACATTGGCTGTTTAAAGAATTTGTAGAAGCAGGCGGGACTTTATGGACTCACTCAATTGGAGCTGGTGTACTTGTCGAAGGAAAGTTTGTTAAAGGTGTCATTGTCATGACACCTCAAGGACGTGGTGTGGTGCTGTGCAAAAATCTCATAGATGCAACGGGCAATGCCGATTTAGCTATTTTAGCGGGAGCCGATTACAAATTTATTAATGGGAATGAATTCGGTTATCAAGGGACGGGACTCTCTCCTTTGTCTCCGGGTGTAGATTATGAAAACTCTGATTGGACTTTTGTCGATGATTTAGACATGCTAGACCGTCGTCGTGCCTATGTTTTATCTCGTCTAAAGTTTAAAGATTACTGGGATGTGGCTCAACATATAGATAGCCGTGAGAGACGTCATATTGTTGGTGATTACGAAATTACGCCAGTGGATATTGCCTGCGGTAAAATGTACTATGATGCAATAGGCTATTCTAAAAGTAACTGGGATTCACATGGTTACTCCAATCATTTGCTCTTTAGATTTTGGTTTCCCAACAGGAAAAAGGTTTATGGAACTTACATTCCTTATCGTATGCTTTTACCGAAAGGTGTAGAGAACGTTTTAGTTGCAGGGATTGGTTTCAGTGCCGACCGAGATTCATCTCCAATAATACGGATGCAACCAGATATTCAAAATAATGGCTATGCAGCTGGTTTAGCTGCCGTGATAGCACTTCGAGATGGTGTCAATGTACGTGATGTAAATATCCAAAGCCTGCAACGAAAACTGATTAAAAAAGGTATCCTTGATATAAAGGGGATATATGAAACTGATACAAAAATGACTGATGAAGCTAAACTTGATAAAGCGATTGCGGATCTCGCAAAATCTTATGAGTCAGTATGTTTCATTCTCGCCGCAAATCGTCAATTGGCGATAGATAAATTGCAGAAAGCAATCAATAAGCCAGATTTGGCTGTACCTGCTGCTCATATTCTAGCATATTTTGGGGATGACTCAGGGAAAGGGATTTTATTAGAGAATATAAAAACTCAAGTTTGGGAGCACGGTTGGTCAATGCAAGGTATGGGCAACCATGGTTCAGGTTATTCAGACCTAGATTCTAAAATTATAGCCTTGGCAGAATGTAATGCTCAGGAAGCCACAAAACTCATCATCAGTAAATTTCTTTTACTGGATAATTCTTCCGCTTTTTCACACGTGCGTTCCTGTGCGATTGCCTTCGAAAAACTTGGGGGTGAAGAGGTGAAAAAAGTGCTCTATGATTTTTTGAAGAAGGACAAAATTATGGGTCATCAAGTTATGAATTATGAGGATGCTATCGCCAAGACCCCCTCTGATAAAAATGATGTAATGGAGCGTCGTGGATCACTACGTGAATTAATTTTGGCTAGGGCTTTGTACAAAACTGGAGATTATGAGGGCCTAGGAGAAAAAATACTCAAGATTTATGCCAATGATTTAAGGGGTGTATATGCCACTCATGCCCGCAAGGTGCTGTACGGGAATCAATAA
- a CDS encoding sigma-70 family RNA polymerase sigma factor → MTFEQMLTEAQPRLYAYLLKRIRKPDVVKDLLQEVNIVIWMKKNNFIAGSNFNSWTYTIAHYQLLKYLQKNKKSPLVFDNELIQSFNDESYADKDFIMARKEALDKCMKHLSDESRLIINVRYSKTKSVNEIAAEQNKSPNAISKVLHRSRLFLLKCISQNIAEGKSI, encoded by the coding sequence ATGACTTTTGAACAAATGCTCACTGAAGCTCAGCCCAGGCTCTATGCCTACTTACTCAAACGCATCAGAAAACCTGATGTCGTTAAAGATCTATTGCAGGAAGTTAATATCGTGATCTGGATGAAAAAAAACAATTTCATTGCTGGGAGCAATTTCAATTCGTGGACTTATACAATCGCTCACTATCAACTCCTCAAGTATCTTCAGAAAAATAAAAAATCACCTTTAGTGTTTGATAATGAGCTTATTCAATCATTTAATGATGAGAGCTACGCAGATAAGGATTTTATTATGGCACGAAAGGAAGCTTTAGATAAATGCATGAAACATTTGTCAGATGAGAGCCGTCTTATTATAAATGTACGCTACAGCAAAACTAAATCGGTCAATGAAATTGCTGCTGAGCAAAACAAGTCCCCCAATGCAATAAGCAAAGTCCTGCACCGCAGTCGCCTCTTCTTACTCAAATGCATTTCACAAAATATAGCTGAGGGTAAATCTATATGA